In Streptomyces nojiriensis, one genomic interval encodes:
- a CDS encoding amino acid adenylation domain-containing protein encodes MTADPLAAPATGTIDARFARQASVLGDAIAVTGIDGRLTYRELDRSANRLAHHLRSLGVGPEVPVAVCMERTTALVTALLAVLKAGGAYVPLDPASPDERIAFTLADAGATVLVTDRDGRGLPAAHTVVTGPGGTDLSGHPDTAPEDAGTGPASLAYVIYTSGSTGTPKGVMIEHRNVTGLLTGTQGHFGFGPDDVWSMFASAAFDVSVWEMWGALLHGGRLVVVPEETRRSPQEFHALLHREGVTVLNQTPAAFRQLVRYEEEQQPGAGPAALDALRLVVFAGEALPPEMLRPWIARHGEVRPELVNMYGITETTVHSTYRRMTSADLDAGAGSMIGGAFEGWTMQVAAADGTPAADGEAGELFVGGAGVARGYLGRPSLTAERFLPDPDAAEPGARRYRSGDSARRGADGDHEYLGRLDHQVKVRGYRIELGEIENALTRHPDVRDCVVTVDEDSVGEPRLVAYWVSAGAELADGTGELREHLGRTLPAYMLPNVFVPLERLPLTLNGKVDRRALPAPEAVRPDLGGDFEAAGTPVEKALAEIWADVLSVDRVGLDDDFFDLGGHSMLATQVVARSKEQFGVAVTLRIFFDLPTVRELAAALEELLAAQSTTNPHGENA; translated from the coding sequence GTGACCGCTGACCCACTGGCCGCCCCGGCAACGGGCACCATCGACGCCCGGTTCGCGCGGCAGGCGTCGGTCCTGGGCGACGCGATCGCCGTGACCGGCATCGACGGCCGGCTGACCTACCGCGAGCTCGACCGGTCCGCCAACCGCCTCGCCCACCACCTGCGCTCCCTCGGCGTCGGCCCCGAAGTGCCGGTCGCCGTCTGCATGGAGCGCACCACCGCCCTGGTGACGGCGCTGCTCGCGGTGCTCAAGGCGGGCGGCGCGTACGTGCCGCTCGACCCGGCGAGCCCGGACGAGCGGATCGCCTTCACCCTCGCCGACGCCGGCGCCACCGTCCTGGTCACCGACCGGGACGGGCGGGGCCTGCCCGCCGCGCACACCGTCGTGACCGGCCCCGGCGGCACCGACCTGAGCGGGCACCCGGACACCGCGCCCGAGGACGCGGGCACCGGCCCGGCGAGCCTCGCGTACGTCATCTACACCAGCGGCTCGACCGGCACCCCCAAGGGCGTCATGATCGAGCACCGCAACGTCACGGGCCTGCTCACCGGCACGCAGGGCCACTTCGGCTTCGGCCCCGACGACGTCTGGTCGATGTTCGCCTCGGCCGCCTTCGACGTGTCGGTGTGGGAGATGTGGGGCGCGCTGCTGCACGGCGGCCGCCTGGTCGTGGTACCGGAGGAGACCCGGCGCTCGCCGCAGGAGTTCCACGCGCTGCTGCACCGCGAGGGGGTGACCGTCCTCAACCAGACCCCGGCGGCCTTCCGGCAGCTGGTGCGGTACGAGGAGGAGCAGCAGCCCGGCGCCGGACCGGCCGCCCTCGACGCGCTGCGCCTGGTCGTCTTCGCGGGCGAGGCGCTGCCGCCCGAGATGCTGCGGCCGTGGATCGCCCGGCACGGTGAGGTGCGGCCCGAGCTCGTCAACATGTACGGGATCACCGAGACCACCGTGCACTCCACCTACCGCCGGATGACCTCGGCCGACCTCGACGCCGGGGCCGGCTCCATGATCGGCGGCGCCTTCGAGGGCTGGACGATGCAGGTCGCTGCCGCGGACGGCACCCCGGCGGCCGACGGCGAGGCCGGCGAGCTGTTCGTCGGCGGCGCCGGAGTGGCCCGGGGCTACCTGGGCCGGCCCTCCCTGACCGCCGAGCGCTTCCTGCCCGACCCGGACGCGGCCGAGCCCGGCGCCCGCCGCTACCGCTCGGGCGACAGCGCCCGACGGGGCGCGGACGGCGACCACGAGTACCTCGGCCGGCTCGACCACCAGGTCAAGGTGCGCGGGTACCGCATCGAGCTCGGCGAGATCGAGAACGCCCTGACCCGCCACCCGGACGTCCGGGACTGCGTGGTGACCGTCGACGAGGACTCGGTGGGCGAGCCGCGCCTGGTCGCGTACTGGGTGTCCGCGGGGGCGGAACTCGCCGACGGCACCGGCGAGTTGCGCGAGCACCTGGGGCGCACCCTGCCCGCGTACATGCTGCCGAACGTCTTCGTCCCGCTGGAGCGGCTGCCGCTGACCCTCAACGGCAAGGTCGACCGGCGGGCCCTGCCCGCGCCCGAGGCCGTACGCCCCGACCTGGGCGGCGACTTCGAGGCCGCCGGCACCCCGGTGGAGAAGGCCCTCGCGGAGATCTGGGCCGATGTGCTCTCGGTCGACCGCGTCGGCCTCGACGACGACTTCTTCGATCTCGGCGGGCACTCGATGCTCGCGACCCAGGTCGTGGCCCGTTCGAAGGAGCAGTTCGGCGTCGCCGTGACGCTGCGGATCTTCTTCGACCTGCCCACGGTCCGAGAACTCGCGGCGGCCCTGGAAGAGCTGCTCGCCGCACAGTCCACAACCAACCCGCACGGGGAGAACGCATGA